One Elaeis guineensis isolate ETL-2024a chromosome 10, EG11, whole genome shotgun sequence genomic window carries:
- the LOC105053366 gene encoding FCS-Like Zinc finger 8: protein MSDYTCLPSPTANNKRPTASSLFPSPRLFSGLSPKGPSDCEAAMSPTSILETKPFIGNPFFTDRNQRRSIRDAIAPTTANQSRHHPWDNGDSKAIGLGLVDALNNEKIDKQASKPESRMVLFGSQLKIQIPPIQSSSISPSGSIESPRSPIEFGIKTKNSQLALYSPARRSPVGSTNMEAVVPTSSPRLFTGCLTPSEMELSEDYTCVISHGPNPRTTHIFDNCIVESCGDGFVALRKENRSLADNSGYTSDDFLSFCYACRKNLGQGKDIFMYRGEKAFCSRECRYQEMLFDEEMEKCSGDLSDSL, encoded by the exons ATGTCTGATTACACTTGCCTTCCGTCTCCCACTGCCAATAATAAAAGGCCCACAGcttcctctctcttcccctctccaAGGCTCTTTTCAGGTCTTTCTCCAAAGGGTCCTTCTGATTGTGAGGCTGCCATGAGCCCAACCTCCATACTAGAGACCAAACCCTTCATTGGGAACCCCTTTTTCACTGATAGGAACCAAAGAAGGTCCATCAGGGATGCTATTGCTCCTACCACTGCTAATCAGAGCAGACATCACCCTTGGGACAATGGAGACTCAAAAGCTATTGGACTTGGCCTTGTTGATGCTCTCAACaatgaaaaaattgataagcAAGCCAGCAAGCCAGAGAGCAGGATGGTGCTTTTTGGCTCGCAGCTTAAAATTCAGATTCCTCCTATCCAATCCAGTTCCATTTCTCCATCCGGTTCGATCGAATCTCCTCGTTCACCAATAGAATTTGGCATCAAGACTAAGAATTCCCAGTTGGCTTTGTACTCTCCTGCCCGGAGATCTCCAGTGGGGTCGACCAACATGGAAGCTGTTGTGCCAACTTCTTCTCCTCGCCTTTTCACCGGATGCCTCACTCCAAGTGAGATGGAGCTCTCAGAGGACTATACTTGTGTGATCTCTCATGGTCCAAACCCAAGGACCACTCACATATTTGACAATTGCATTGTGGAGAGCTGTGGTGATGGATTCGTTGCTTTGAGGAAGGAAAACAGATCCTTGGCTGATAATTCGGGCTATACTTCAGATGATTTCTTGAGCTTCTGCTATGCCTGCAGGAAGAATCTGGGGCAGGGAAAGGACATTTTCATGTATAG aGGTGAAAAAGCATTCTGCAGCCGTGAGTGCCGTTACCAGGAGATGCTGTTTGATGAAGAGATGGAGAAGTGCTCAGGAGACCTCTCAGATTCCCTCTAG